CCCGGACCGATCCCTTCTGGGTTGGGGAGGGTGCAACGAAAGACGTGCTCGACTTGGTGAAAAGCATGATGGGCCTTACGGAATTCATGGTTCCGTCCGATATATTCACGGATATAGAGAAGCTCTCCAACCTCGACATCGGTTCCGATCTCCTCCAGGCACTCGCGCATCAAGCCTTTACGCAGGGTCTCCCCGTGGCGCTGGCCTCCCCCTGGAAGTATATAAAAGACACCCGACTGATCGCGCATTTTTATGGCG
This window of the Coraliomargarita parva genome carries:
- a CDS encoding NUDIX domain-containing protein, which translates into the protein MRPIRTAARALILLEGKLLAIKMRDQSGVFYILPGGGQRHGETLRKGLMRECLEEIGTDVEVGELLYIREYIGRNHEFRKAHHAFHQVEHVFRCTLPNPEGIGPGTEHDKKQIGVEWIPLEELDKRRFLPSVIKDFFKDGQFTPPSNYLGDVN